Proteins encoded by one window of Swingsia samuiensis:
- a CDS encoding A/G-specific adenine glycosylase, with the protein MTHSSSDLLHWYDQHRRSLPWRFLPGEKPDPYHVWLSEIMLQQTTVKTVEAYYKRFLKKYPSIHELAAAPLEDILQLWAGLGYYARARNLHACAKVVSELGSFPSSVTELIKLPGIGKYTANAIASIAFGVPVVPVDGNVERITSRVFAITAPLPQSRSHIAEKASSLNNSDPARKHPSDFSQALFDLGATICTPKNPSCLMCPWQSSCQGHKQGIAASLPKKTAKKPKPIRYGVYFIAQRANDTFLLRQRPPKGLLACMDEPPGTEWRTETWEQTEALKNAPFLSSWTFSGKITHIFSHFTLLIDVYVTNVPERSNTLIDPVFGAFRPLETAALPGVIQKCFTLVGVDVEKQ; encoded by the coding sequence GTGACACACAGTTCTTCTGATTTACTCCATTGGTATGATCAACACCGACGCTCTCTCCCTTGGCGCTTCCTGCCGGGAGAAAAGCCTGATCCCTACCATGTGTGGCTTAGCGAAATTATGCTCCAACAGACAACGGTCAAAACTGTTGAAGCTTACTATAAACGCTTTCTAAAAAAATATCCCTCCATACACGAACTTGCCGCAGCGCCTCTTGAAGATATTCTCCAACTTTGGGCAGGTTTAGGTTATTATGCCAGAGCCAGAAACCTTCATGCGTGTGCAAAAGTTGTTTCCGAATTGGGGAGTTTTCCTTCCTCTGTAACTGAACTCATCAAGCTCCCCGGAATCGGGAAATACACGGCAAATGCTATCGCCTCGATTGCTTTTGGTGTTCCTGTTGTTCCTGTTGATGGAAACGTTGAGCGCATTACATCACGGGTTTTTGCTATTACCGCCCCTCTTCCTCAATCACGCTCTCATATTGCCGAAAAAGCTTCCTCGCTTAATAATTCTGATCCTGCCAGAAAACACCCCTCTGATTTCTCTCAAGCGCTCTTTGACCTTGGTGCAACAATCTGCACCCCGAAAAATCCATCTTGCCTGATGTGTCCATGGCAATCCTCCTGCCAAGGGCACAAACAAGGAATTGCGGCCAGCCTTCCCAAGAAAACGGCAAAAAAGCCAAAACCTATCCGCTACGGTGTTTATTTTATTGCTCAAAGAGCAAACGATACTTTCTTATTAAGGCAGCGCCCTCCAAAAGGTCTGCTTGCATGTATGGATGAACCGCCTGGTACAGAGTGGCGTACAGAAACGTGGGAACAGACAGAAGCTTTAAAAAATGCTCCCTTCCTTTCCTCATGGACGTTTTCTGGAAAAATCACACATATATTTTCTCATTTTACTCTTTTAATCGATGTGTATGTGACAAACGTACCAGAAAGAAGTAACACTTTGATCGATCCTGTTTTTGGTGCGTTCCGACCTTTAGAGACAGCAGCTTTACCAGGTGTCATTCAAAAATGTTTCACTCTGGTTGGCGTGGATGTGGAAAAACAATGA
- a CDS encoding DUF721 domain-containing protein: protein MMKEKRLSKASYQNKDNFVEKTWIPKRGGTKQIGVFVSEITEPAFKRKSSLFVRMAMDWTDFVGARLAQQTQPKRITGTTLTIGCSGPVAMELQHMAPQMIDRINTTAGLVGERALTKIKIVQDMSIVEETKRLRPKPAQVEVTHIEDEELRAALERLGGHIKVKKKRF, encoded by the coding sequence ATGATGAAAGAAAAGAGGTTAAGCAAGGCTTCTTATCAAAACAAAGATAATTTCGTTGAGAAAACATGGATCCCCAAAAGGGGTGGAACAAAACAAATAGGGGTTTTCGTCTCTGAAATTACAGAGCCTGCTTTTAAAAGGAAATCCTCACTTTTTGTGAGAATGGCCATGGACTGGACTGATTTTGTGGGGGCACGATTGGCTCAGCAAACACAGCCTAAGCGTATTACGGGCACGACATTAACAATTGGATGCTCAGGTCCCGTTGCGATGGAATTGCAGCATATGGCACCGCAGATGATTGATCGGATTAATACGACAGCAGGTCTGGTAGGAGAGCGTGCGCTAACAAAGATAAAAATAGTTCAAGATATGAGCATAGTCGAAGAGACTAAACGGCTTAGACCTAAGCCAGCTCAAGTAGAAGTGACGCATATTGAAGATGAGGAGTTAAGGGCTGCGCTGGAGCGACTAGGAGGGCATATAAAAGTTAAAAAAAAGCGTTTTTAA
- the serB gene encoding phosphoserine phosphatase SerB has translation MSLPSVLTLIINRKSGSLPSEAIDIARSLVKGSAPVILSDGEAVDIPCPTPAPGAATETTIRAALAPYKVDAVLTKTRGRRKAVLIADMDSTIVTSETLDEIAALLGFGEKVAEITRASMAGELDFDASLKKRVSLLKGQSSAVLESVWKDTKLTDGALELVRTMHKNNARTALVSGGFTWFTERVAKLCGFDEHYGNILDIKDGKITGELAGPILDPDAKLTYLQTITQERGVQLKAALTTGDGANDIPMLSHAGLGIAFHAKPKVKQLISRQVNFADLRAHLFIQGYKASDFVVD, from the coding sequence ATGTCCCTCCCTTCTGTTTTGACCCTGATTATCAACCGCAAGTCAGGATCTCTCCCCTCTGAAGCTATTGATATTGCACGGTCTCTCGTCAAAGGCAGTGCACCTGTCATTTTATCAGACGGAGAAGCTGTTGATATTCCATGCCCAACACCAGCGCCCGGCGCAGCAACTGAAACAACAATTCGAGCCGCTCTAGCTCCCTACAAAGTGGATGCTGTTCTTACCAAAACACGCGGCCGTCGCAAAGCTGTTCTCATTGCAGATATGGACAGCACAATTGTAACCAGCGAAACACTTGACGAAATTGCGGCTCTTCTTGGCTTTGGCGAAAAAGTGGCTGAAATTACACGCGCTTCCATGGCTGGGGAGCTTGATTTCGACGCATCTTTAAAGAAACGAGTTTCTCTTCTTAAAGGCCAGTCCTCTGCTGTGTTAGAGAGCGTCTGGAAAGACACAAAGCTTACTGACGGAGCACTGGAACTTGTCCGTACGATGCATAAAAACAATGCTCGTACAGCGTTAGTTTCTGGTGGTTTTACATGGTTTACAGAACGTGTTGCAAAGCTCTGCGGATTTGACGAACATTATGGTAATATTCTTGATATAAAAGATGGAAAAATAACCGGAGAGTTAGCCGGGCCTATTTTAGATCCAGATGCAAAATTAACATACCTCCAAACAATTACCCAAGAACGAGGCGTCCAGCTAAAAGCGGCTCTTACAACAGGTGATGGCGCTAACGACATTCCTATGCTCTCGCATGCAGGTTTAGGCATCGCTTTCCATGCCAAACCAAAAGTGAAACAGCTTATCTCACGTCAAGTAAACTTTGCCGATCTCCGCGCGCATCTTTTCATACAAGGATACAAAGCATCTGATTTCGTCGTAGATTAA
- the miaA gene encoding tRNA (adenosine(37)-N6)-dimethylallyltransferase MiaA, whose translation MNTSNVAVIVAGPTCSGKSALAIDLAKNFNGTVINADSMQVYQDLRILTARPSEEDEREVPHTLYGVLDASIAGSVAWWRQQALTEMQQAWKNNRIPILCGGTGMYLRALTDGLVEVPDPGEDARNEARSFVKMHGSAALYDDLMRVDPETAQRLTQNDSQRISRAWEVWKGTGKGLSWWRSQPGIPAAPCRFLSIQLDPPREELREAIDKRFSHMLAQGAQAEVRKLLERNLPTSLPVMRAHGVPELIAAEEGRISLEEAQKTAVLMSGRYTRRQATWFRHHKLGKGQDAMISLRRYVGFEKELESEHIKIKNFISQRVDAYHISL comes from the coding sequence ATGAATACTTCGAATGTAGCGGTGATTGTGGCTGGCCCAACGTGCTCAGGCAAGTCTGCTTTAGCAATTGATTTGGCAAAAAACTTTAATGGAACAGTGATAAATGCTGATTCCATGCAAGTTTATCAGGATCTTCGTATTTTAACAGCACGTCCGAGTGAAGAGGATGAAAGAGAAGTTCCGCATACATTATATGGTGTGCTGGATGCTTCCATTGCTGGAAGTGTTGCTTGGTGGAGGCAACAAGCCTTAACGGAAATGCAGCAGGCATGGAAGAATAACCGCATACCGATTTTGTGTGGTGGTACAGGGATGTATTTGCGTGCCTTAACAGATGGACTGGTAGAGGTGCCTGACCCGGGCGAGGACGCGCGGAATGAAGCGCGGTCTTTTGTAAAAATGCACGGTTCTGCCGCTCTTTATGATGATTTAATGCGCGTGGACCCAGAAACGGCTCAGCGCCTCACACAGAACGATTCTCAGCGTATTTCACGTGCTTGGGAGGTCTGGAAAGGAACCGGGAAGGGGTTGTCGTGGTGGCGTTCTCAACCAGGCATTCCCGCTGCTCCGTGTCGTTTTCTATCGATACAGTTGGACCCACCTCGTGAGGAGTTGAGAGAGGCGATTGATAAGCGATTTTCTCATATGCTTGCTCAAGGTGCACAGGCGGAGGTCCGTAAACTTTTAGAGAGAAATTTGCCTACCTCTTTACCGGTTATGCGTGCACATGGTGTGCCAGAGTTGATTGCGGCTGAAGAGGGGCGGATCTCGCTAGAGGAAGCTCAAAAAACGGCTGTTTTAATGAGTGGCCGGTATACTCGCAGGCAAGCGACGTGGTTTAGACATCACAAACTGGGGAAAGGGCAAGACGCTATGATTTCATTGCGTAGATATGTAGGTTTTGAGAAAGAATTGGAAAGCGAACATATAAAAATAAAAAATTTTATATCCCAACGAGTTGACGCATATCATATCTCTCTTTAA